One region of Thalassophryne amazonica chromosome 16, fThaAma1.1, whole genome shotgun sequence genomic DNA includes:
- the LOC117528154 gene encoding dual specificity mitogen-activated protein kinase kinase 6-like: protein MSLPKAGKKKNPGLKLSKDVFTQPTPTGAGPPRDLDSKACVTIGDENFVVKADDLEQIEELGRGAYGVVYKMKHVPSGVIMAVKRIRATVNTLEQKRLLMDLDISMRTVDCFYTVTFYGALFREGDVWICMELMDTSLDKFYKKVIEKGKTIPEDILGKIAVAIVKALEHLHRNLSVIHRDVKPSNVLINIQGQVKMCDFGISGQLVDSVAKTIDAGCKPYMAPERINPDLSQKGYSVKSDIWSLGITMIELAILKFPYDLWGTPFHHLKQVVDEPSPQLPADRFSPKFVGFISQCLRKNPSERPAYPELMAHEFFTFHDSKETDVASFVKVILYD, encoded by the exons GGAAGAAGAAAAACCCTGGGCTGAAGCTGTCCAAAGACGTGTTTACGCAGCCCACACCAACGGGAGCAGG GCCCCCTCGAGATCTTGATTCGAAAGCTTGCGTCACAATTGGAGACGAG AACTTTGTGGTGAAGGCTGATGACTTGGAGCAGATTGAAGAGCTGGGGAGGGGAGCGTACGGCGTGGTGTACAAGATGAAACACGTGCCCAGTGGTGTTATCATGGCTGTGAAG AGGATCCGTGCTACAGTCAACACTCTGGAGCAAAAGAGGCTCCTGATGGACCTGGACATTTCCATGAGGACAGTGGACTGCTTCTACACTGTTACGTTTTATGGCGCCCTCTTCAGAGAG GGAGATGTTTGGATCTGTATGGAGCTCATGGATACCTCTCTGGATAAGTTCTATAAGAAGGTCATTGAAAAGGGCAAAACCATCCCTGAGGACATTTTGGGCAAGATCGCAGTAGCA attGTGAAAGCTTTGGAACATCTGCACAGGAACCTGTCAGTGATACACAGAG ATGTGAAGCCCTCCAATGTTCTGATCAACATTCAGGGTCAAGTTAAAATGTGTGACTTTGGCATCAGTGGCCAACTGGTGGATTCTGTAGCAAAAACCATAGATGCAGGCTGTAAGCCCTATATGGCG cCTGAACGCATTAACCCAGACCTCAGTCAGAAAGGCTACAGCGTCAAGTCAGACATTTGGAGTCTTGGTATCACGATG ATtgagttggccattttgaaattCCCCTATGATCTGTGGGGCACCCCCTTCCACCATCTCAAACAGGTGGTAGATGAGCCATCTCCCCAGCTGCCCGCGGACCGTTTCTCCCCAAAATTTGTAGGCTTCATTTCCCAGTG CTTAAGAAAGAATCCATCTGAGAGACCAGCTTACCCAGAGTTAATG GCACATGAGTTTTTCACCTTTCATGACTCCAAAGAGACTGACGTTGCCAGTTTTGTCAAGGTGATACTGTATGACTGA